The genomic segment GATTCCCAAGCATTACTCACCCGTCCGCCACTCGTCAGCAAAGAAGCAAGCTTCTTCCTGCTACCGTTCGACTTGCATGTGTTAAGCCTGCCGCCAGCGTTCAATCTGAGCCATGATCAAACTCTTCAATTCAAAAAGTTTAATCGCTCAATACTGCTGACATAAAATCGCACTTTCAAATTTAAACCTAATTAAAATCAGGTTAAACGAAAGTAATGAATTTCTAGTTAGCACCTATTAAGACTTCAAAATTAAAAAAATATTTTCAATCAAGTCAATCAACAAGTGCCCACACAGATTGTCTGATAAATTGTTAAAGAACAAAAAGAAACGACGCACTGGAAATCAATTTTAAATCGTTCACAACAGTGCGTCGTTGTGTGCTGCGTATTATAGGGAAAAACAAAAACAACGCAAGCGGTTTTTGTAAAAAAATTGAAAAAAGATCTTTTTTGCAGATATTTAATACAAAACGATCGTTTTATCGGCAGAATTTCCAATATTTGCAAATTTCCTTATAAATTCGACCGCTTGTTAGTATATAAAAATGAAAAGACCATCTGCTTTATACCAGATGGTCCTCTCAAATTAGATCTGCACGACTGCAATGATTACTAGAATTGTGTATAAGATAGACAATCCGTAGAAAATCACATTACCTGCCGGCGTGTGAACTTTCAAGTCATGTAGTCCGTGATGGATACGGTGCATTCCTGCCCACATAGGGAAAATCGCTAATACCATTATGGCGAGCTTGCCGATCCAAGTGTGAGCAAAAGCAATAATGTTATCCGGTGACACTAATCCAAATGGAAGCAGTAAGCCGATAATAAAGATTAC from the Mannheimia haemolytica genome contains:
- the frdD gene encoding Fumarate reductase 13 kDa hydrophobic protein yields the protein MSLDQNPKRSNEPPVWLLFSAGGMVSALFFPVVIFIIGLLLPFGLVSPDNIIAFAHTWIGKLAIMVLAIFPMWAGMHRIHHGLHDLKVHTPAGNVIFYGLSILYTILVIIAVVQI